The Bacillus carboniphilus genome contains a region encoding:
- a CDS encoding MaoC family dehydratase: MLLGKKRKLGRRLEEISIGEKLSLTEKIEDKDLLLYLGLTNDANPLYIQHDYASQTPYKKPIVPTIMLSGIVMAAVSKYLPGPGSHIVRQKMEYSKPVYHYGTVHFLLEVTEIDMKEQTITITVEGTDDEKEPVLQGKLVVCPPSPLAKLDGDALDNF, encoded by the coding sequence ATGTTATTGGGGAAAAAGAGGAAATTAGGTAGACGGCTTGAGGAAATTTCTATAGGTGAAAAACTCTCCCTAACTGAAAAAATAGAAGATAAAGATTTACTACTATATCTAGGGTTGACAAATGATGCCAATCCTCTTTATATCCAGCATGATTATGCTTCTCAAACCCCTTACAAGAAGCCAATTGTTCCAACGATTATGCTCTCAGGCATTGTAATGGCTGCTGTATCAAAATATTTACCAGGACCAGGTAGTCATATAGTCAGACAAAAAATGGAGTATTCAAAGCCGGTATACCACTACGGGACGGTTCATTTTTTACTTGAGGTTACAGAAATTGATATGAAAGAGCAGACGATTACCATTACCGTGGAAGGGACAGATGATGAAAAAGAGCCGGTATTACAAGGGAAATTAGTTGTTTGCCCTCCTTCACCTTTAGCTAAATTAGATGGGGATGCTTTAGATAATTTTTAA
- a CDS encoding response regulator transcription factor: MSKKILVVDDEQSIVTLLQYNLEQAGFEVITANDGEEGKNLAINENPDFIILDIMLPKLDGIEVCKILRQSKVTTPILMLTAKDEEFDRVLGLELGADDYLTKPFSPREVVARVKAIFRRSEYNHERPEVQELQEEKFQFKDLVVYPELYEAYFKEELLELTPKEFELLLYLCKHKGRVLTRDQLLSAVWNYDFAGDTRIVDVHISHLREKIEENTKKPLYIKTIRGLGYKLEEPKSE, translated from the coding sequence ATGAGTAAAAAAATACTTGTAGTTGATGATGAACAGTCAATTGTCACGTTATTGCAGTACAATTTAGAGCAAGCGGGTTTTGAGGTAATAACCGCAAATGATGGTGAAGAGGGAAAGAATTTAGCAATAAATGAAAACCCAGATTTTATCATTTTAGATATTATGCTTCCCAAGCTAGATGGAATTGAAGTTTGTAAAATATTACGGCAATCAAAGGTCACCACTCCTATTCTGATGCTTACGGCCAAGGATGAGGAATTTGATAGAGTATTGGGACTAGAACTTGGTGCCGATGACTACTTAACAAAACCATTTAGTCCAAGAGAAGTTGTTGCAAGAGTTAAGGCAATCTTTAGACGTTCAGAATATAATCATGAACGACCTGAAGTACAAGAACTGCAAGAAGAGAAGTTTCAGTTTAAGGACCTCGTTGTCTATCCGGAGCTTTATGAAGCGTACTTCAAAGAAGAACTGCTGGAACTAACTCCGAAAGAATTCGAACTACTTCTCTACCTATGTAAACATAAGGGACGAGTTTTAACGAGAGATCAATTATTAAGTGCTGTGTGGAACTATGATTTTGCAGGTGACACTCGAATTGTAGATGTTCACATAAGTCATCTTCGTGAAAAGATAGAAGAAAATACGAAGAAACCACTCTACATAAAGACAATAAGGGGATTAGGATATAAATTAGAGGAGCCAAAAAGTGAATGA